A window from Culex pipiens pallens isolate TS chromosome 3, TS_CPP_V2, whole genome shotgun sequence encodes these proteins:
- the LOC120425655 gene encoding NAD-dependent protein deacylase Sirt4: protein MLKYSSAVSQSVLLNLRKQPLPAWGYAGSRVEYSSGSMKYVPVHEPAIESDLRRLEKFLDDKPHILVLTGAGISTESGIPDYRSEGVGLYARSNHKPIQHGDFVKSEAVRKRYWARNYVGWPRFSAIEPNVTHYTLARLEREQRISGIVTQNVDKLHTKAGSKSVVELHGSGYTVMCIAKGCDYTIPRHEFQRILDQLNPHMEDKSTMMRPDGDVELPQEYVDNFKIPECPQCGGALKPEIVFFGDNVPMPRIERVVRMIIESDGVLVLGSSLTVFSGYRIVLQAKELGLPVAIVNIGATRGDPKADLKISARCGELMQNLFKK from the exons ATGCTTAAATACAGTTCAGCCGTTAGCCAAAGTgttcttttaaatttaagaaagcAACCCCTTCCTGCATGGGGATACGCAGGATCCCGGGTCGAGTACAGTTCCGGCAGTATGAAGTATGTCCCCGTGCACGAACCGGCCATCGAGAGTGATCTGCGGCGGTTGGAGAAGTTCCTTGACGACAAACCGCACATTCTGGTGCTGACTGGCGCGGGAATATCCACAGAATCGG GAATCCCCGACTACCGGTCCGAGGGCGTTGGCTTATACGCCCGCTCCAACCACAAACCGATCCAGCATGGCGATTTCGTCAAATCCGAGGCGGTGCGGAAGCGATACTGGGCCCGCAACTACGTCGGTTGGCCCCGATTCTCGGCGATAGAGCCCAACGTGACGCACTACACGCTGGCGCGGCTGGAACGGGAGCAGCGCATTTCCGGCATCGTAACGCAGAACGTTGACAAACTGCACACCAAGGCGGGCTCGAAAAGTGTGGTCGAGCTGCACGGCAGTGGGTACACCGTGATGTGTATCGCCAAAGGCTGTGACTACACGATTCCGAGGCACGAGTTTCAGCGCATTTTGGACCAGCTGAATCCGCACATGGAGGACAAGTCCACGATGATGCGCCCGGACGGCGACGTGGAACTGCCGCAAGAGTACGTGGACAACTTTAAAATACCGGAGTGTCCACAGTGTGGGGGAGCGTTGAAAccggaaattgtattttttggggATAACGTTCCAATGCCACGGATTGAACGAGTTGTGCGGATGATTATTGAGTCGGACGGGGTGCTGGTGCTTGGGTCCAGTTTGACGGTATTTTCCGGCTATAGAATCGTGCTGCAAGCGAAAGAGCTGGGACTTCCGGTGGCAATTGTAAATATAGGTGCAACGAGAGGTGACCCGAAGGCAGATCTGAAAATCTCGGCCAGGTGTGGCGAGTTAATgcagaatttgttcaagaaataG
- the LOC120425656 gene encoding serine/threonine-protein phosphatase 4 catalytic subunit has protein sequence MPDYSDLDRQIEQLKRCEIIKENEVKALCAKAREILVEEGNVQRVDSPVTVCGDIHGQFYDLKELFKVGGDVPETNYLFMGDFVDRGYYSVETFLLLLALKVRYPDRITLIRGNHESRQITQVYGFYDECLRKYGSVTVWRYCTEIFDYLSLSAIIDGKIFCVHGGLSPSIQYLDQIRSIDRKQEVPHDGPMCDLLWSDPEDTHGWGVSPRGAGYLFGSDVVSQFNAANDIDMICRAHQLVMEGYKWHFNETVLTVWSAPNYCYRCGNVAAILELNENLQRDFTIFEAAPQESRGIPSKKPQADYFL, from the exons ATGCCCGATTACAGTGACCTGGACCGGCAGATTGAACAACTGAAGCGGTGCGAAATCAtcaaggagaatgaagtgaaggCGTTGTGCGCCAAGGCACGGGAGATCCTGGTCGAGGAGGGCAACGTCCAGCGGGTGGACTCGCCGGTTACG GTTTGTGGTGACATTCACGGCCAGTTCTACGATCTGAAGGAACTGTTCAAGGTGGGCGGCGATGTGCCGGAGACGAACTACCTGTTTATGGGTGATTTCGTGGACCGAGGCTACTACAGCGTGGAAACCTTTTTGCTTCTGCTAGCCCTGAAGGTGCGCTACCCGGACCGTATCACGCTGATCCGTGGCAACCACGAGTCCCGCCAGATCACCCAGGTGTACGGGTTCTACGACGAGTGTCTGCGCAAGTACGGCTCGGTGACGGTGTGGCGCTACTGCACCGAAATCTTCGACTACCTGTCGCTGTCGGCCATCATCGACGGCAAGATCTTCTGCGTGCACGGCGGTCTGTCGCCGTCGATTCAGTATTTGGACCAGATTCGCTCGATCGACCGCAAACAGGAGGTGCCCCACGACGGACCGATGTGCGACCTGCTGTGGAGTGACCCCGAGGACACTCACGGCTGGGGCGTTTCGCCACGTGGCGCCGGATATCTGTTCGGCTCGGACGTGGTGTCGCAGTTCAACGCGGCCAACGACATCGACATGATCTGCCGAGCTCACCAGCTGGTCATGGAGGGATACAAGTGGCACTTTAACGAGACAGTCCTAACCGTGTGGTCCGCACCCAACTACTGCTACAG ATGCGGCAACGTGGCGGCCATCCTCGAGCTGAACGAGAACCTGCAGCGCGACTTTACCATCTTTGAGGCGGCACCCCAGGAAAGCCGCGGCATTCCGTCGAAGAAGCCCCAGGCCGACTACTTCTTATAA
- the LOC120425654 gene encoding valacyclovir hydrolase: protein MQLLKLCSSASKLLTGATTGRALIARTLASNPAPMERLLQVGQQRINIVEAGTGDRGVLLMPGALGSAWTDFKPQIEQLPALLPNHRIVAWDPPGYGKSRPPNKTFGLDFYEKDAEAAAQLMEAVGLKRFSVLGWSDGGITGLVLAGTKPDVVEKLVIWGANAYITKPEAEIYEGIRDVSKWSARMREPMEKVYGKEGFPQIWSAWVDGMLNLYRKRDGDICKGVLANIRAPTFIVHGAKDPMIVPEHVPYLKEAVKSTELVHVFPDGKHNIHLKYAEEFNKLVSDFLRK from the exons ATGCAGTTATTAAAACTGTGCAGTTCTGCATCGAAGCTACTGACCGGCGCCACGACCGGTCGTGCGTTAATAGCCAGAACGCTCGCATCCAATCCGGCCCCCATGGAGCGACTGCTGCAGGTCGGCCAGCAACGGATCAACATCGTCGAGGCCGGCACCGGTGACCGGGGTGTCCTCTTGATGCCCGGTGCCCTGGGTTCCGCGTGGACCGACTTCAAACCACAGATCGAACAGTTGCCGGCTCTGCTGCCGAACCACCGGATCGTGGCCTGGGACCCACCGGGGTATGGCAAGTCCCGTCCACCGAACAAGACCTTCGGGTTGGATTTCTACGAGAAGGACGCGGAAGCTGCCGCCCAGCTGATGGAGGCCGTCGGGCTCAAGCGATTTTCGGTTCTCGGCTGGAGCGACGGTGGCATCACGGGCCTGGTGCTGGCCGGAACGAAGCCCGATGTGGTCGAGAAGCTGGTCATTTGGGGCGCCAACGCGTACATCACCAAACCGGAGGCGGAAATTTACGAAGGAATTCGGGACGTGAGCAAGTGGTCCGCTCGGATGCGGGAACCGATGGAGAAGGTTTACGGCAAGGAGGGCTTTCCGCAGATCTGGTCGGCCTGGGTGGACGGAATGCTGAACCTGTACCGGAAGCGAGATGGGGACATCTGTAAAGGGGTGCTGGCCAACATTCGGGCGCCGACGTTTATCGTTCATGGTGCCAAAGATCCGATGATCGTGCCCGAGCATGTGCCCTATCTGAAGGAGGCCGTCAAGAGTACGGA ACTTGTGCATGTGTTCCCCGATGGAAAGCATAACATTCATCTGAAGTATGCTGAAGAGTTCAACAAGTTGGTGAGTGATTTTCTTCGAAAGtga